In Gammaproteobacteria bacterium, one DNA window encodes the following:
- a CDS encoding ClpXP protease specificity-enhancing factor gives MSMNSTKPYLIRSIYDWCIDSGFTPFVSVKADPELNVPQECVRNGEIIFNISAQAVQGLNINNESIAFSARFNGISRDLEIPLDAVKGIFAKEVNQGIAFSSDGEEAQDKIVSEQSSNSTQDSLILQTKASSKPKLRIIK, from the coding sequence GTGAGTATGAATTCAACAAAACCATATTTGATTCGTTCGATTTATGATTGGTGTATAGACAGCGGCTTTACACCTTTTGTATCAGTAAAAGCTGACCCTGAATTGAACGTACCACAGGAATGCGTAAGAAATGGTGAGATTATTTTTAATATAAGCGCACAAGCAGTTCAAGGGCTAAATATAAATAATGAATCTATTGCCTTTAGTGCCCGTTTTAATGGAATATCACGTGATCTTGAAATTCCATTAGATGCTGTTAAAGGGATATTCGCCAAAGAGGTTAATCAGGGAATAGCATTTTCATCTGACGGTGAAGAGGCGCAAGATAAAATAGTTAGTGAACAATCAAGTAATTCAACGCAAGATTCACTGATTCTTCAAACCAAGGCTTCAAGTAAGCCTAAGCTTCGAATCATCAAGTAA
- a CDS encoding cytochrome c1, with protein MKKITIALLILCLTPFGVSAGESGMPLDRAPVDITDNASLKRGAESFVNYCLTCHGASYMRYNRHRDIGFTNEEILNKLVFTGQKVGDLMQSAMRKKEGEEWFGVVPPDLSVIARARGADWLYTYLRAFYRDDATHTGWNNLVFDRVAMPHVLYQLQGEQKLIVKASDKGEQKGLAIAKPGQLSAAEYDKFVGDLVNYLVYLGEPHANARKELGIEVMIFLLGMLVLSYALKKEYWKDIH; from the coding sequence ATGAAGAAAATAACGATTGCTTTATTAATCTTGTGCTTGACTCCATTTGGCGTTTCAGCTGGCGAATCCGGTATGCCATTAGACCGTGCTCCGGTAGATATAACTGACAACGCTTCGTTGAAACGCGGTGCGGAAAGTTTTGTTAATTACTGTCTGACTTGTCACGGTGCAAGCTACATGCGTTACAACCGTCATCGCGATATCGGATTTACCAACGAAGAAATTCTTAACAAGCTGGTTTTTACAGGTCAAAAAGTTGGTGATCTGATGCAGTCAGCCATGCGCAAGAAAGAAGGGGAGGAGTGGTTTGGTGTTGTTCCGCCGGATTTGTCTGTGATTGCCCGTGCTCGGGGTGCGGATTGGTTATATACTTATCTGCGCGCGTTTTATCGCGATGATGCAACGCATACCGGATGGAATAATTTGGTTTTTGATCGTGTCGCTATGCCGCATGTTTTGTATCAATTGCAAGGCGAGCAAAAACTGATTGTTAAGGCATCTGATAAAGGTGAACAAAAAGGTTTGGCGATAGCAAAACCCGGTCAATTGAGTGCGGCCGAATATGATAAATTTGTTGGCGACTTGGTTAACTATTTGGTTTATTTAGGTGAACCGCATGCCAATGCTCGAAAAGAGCTGGGGATTGAAGTAATGATCTTCCTGCTGGGTATGCTGGTTTTATCTTATGCGCTGAAGAAAGAATATTGGAAAGATATTCATTGA
- a CDS encoding cytochrome bc complex cytochrome b subunit: MSNLFNSMIAWIDKRFPLTSNWKAHLSEYYAPKNFNFWYFFGSLALLVLVNQLLTGIFLTMNYKPDASQAFASVEYIMRDVDYGWLIRYMHSTGASMFFVVVYLHMFRGMMYGSYRKPRELLWLIGMVIFFVLMSLAFTGYILPWGQMSYWGAQVIVSMFGAIPSIGEILQQWLLGDFTLSDAALNRFFAYHVVTLPLVLLVLVFVHILALHETGSNNPDGIEIKENKNPATGIPVDGIPFHPYYTVKDIVGVVVFLIVFCGIIFFAPEMGGYFLEYNNFIPANTLQTPDHIAPVWYFTPYYSMLRAVTVNFLGVDAKLWGVILMAGSVVIFCFLPWLDRSPVKSIRYKGPYFKVALALFVVSFFVLGWLGTKSPTPLYTLLAQIFTVIYFAFFILMPWYSKIDKTKPEPKRLKE, encoded by the coding sequence ATGAGTAATTTATTTAATTCGATGATTGCTTGGATCGATAAACGTTTTCCACTAACCTCAAACTGGAAAGCGCATTTGTCAGAATATTATGCGCCGAAGAACTTTAATTTCTGGTATTTCTTCGGCTCATTGGCATTGCTGGTTTTGGTCAATCAACTGCTGACAGGGATTTTTCTCACCATGAATTATAAGCCGGATGCGAGTCAGGCTTTCGCGTCGGTTGAGTATATTATGCGTGATGTGGATTATGGTTGGTTAATCCGGTACATGCATTCTACTGGCGCATCGATGTTCTTCGTGGTGGTTTATCTCCATATGTTTCGTGGCATGATGTATGGTTCATACCGGAAGCCGAGAGAGTTGCTGTGGTTGATAGGGATGGTTATATTTTTCGTACTGATGAGCTTGGCCTTTACCGGTTACATTTTGCCTTGGGGGCAAATGTCTTATTGGGGAGCGCAAGTAATTGTCAGTATGTTTGGAGCAATACCGAGCATAGGAGAAATACTGCAGCAATGGTTATTGGGTGACTTTACACTTTCTGATGCAGCGCTCAATCGTTTCTTTGCCTACCATGTTGTGACACTGCCTTTAGTGTTGCTGGTGCTGGTTTTTGTTCATATCCTGGCACTGCATGAAACGGGATCAAACAATCCGGATGGGATTGAAATAAAAGAAAATAAAAACCCTGCAACCGGTATTCCTGTGGATGGTATTCCATTTCATCCTTACTACACTGTTAAGGATATCGTTGGGGTTGTGGTGTTTCTGATTGTATTCTGTGGAATTATCTTTTTTGCACCCGAAATGGGAGGATATTTTCTTGAGTATAATAATTTTATACCTGCGAATACATTGCAAACACCGGATCATATTGCACCCGTCTGGTATTTCACGCCGTACTATTCGATGTTACGGGCTGTAACGGTTAATTTTCTGGGTGTTGATGCAAAATTGTGGGGTGTGATTTTGATGGCGGGCTCGGTAGTGATTTTTTGTTTCCTGCCGTGGCTGGATCGGAGTCCCGTCAAGTCGATACGCTACAAAGGCCCCTATTTCAAAGTGGCGTTGGCACTCTTCGTGGTTAGCTTTTTTGTACTGGGGTGGTTAGGAACGAAATCTCCGACGCCTTTGTATACATTATTGGCGCAGATCTTTACCGTTATTTATTTTGCGTTCTTTATTTTAATGCCATGGTATAGCAAGATAGATAAAACAAAGCCTGAACCAAAAAGACTAAAAGAGTAG
- a CDS encoding glutathione S-transferase N-terminal domain-containing protein produces MMTLYSTITCPYSHRCRIVLHEKDMDFQVIDVDPNNKSEDLAVMSPYGKAPVLVERDLVLYESNIINEYIDDRFPHPQLMPADPVMRARARLLLFRFEQELFCHIDAFERTDQKAIDKAQAAIAENLTMISPIFDKQKFMLGDEFSMLDVAIAPLLWRLEYYGIRLPKQAASLLKYSERLFSRPLFIDALSASEKVMRK; encoded by the coding sequence ATGATGACGTTATATTCAACAATTACCTGTCCTTATAGCCATCGTTGCAGGATTGTTTTGCACGAAAAAGATATGGACTTTCAAGTAATAGATGTTGATCCTAATAATAAATCAGAAGACTTGGCAGTAATGAGTCCGTATGGTAAAGCGCCGGTGCTTGTGGAACGCGATCTGGTATTGTATGAATCAAATATTATCAACGAATATATTGATGATCGCTTTCCACATCCGCAGCTGATGCCTGCCGATCCTGTCATGCGCGCACGCGCACGTTTATTGTTATTTCGCTTTGAGCAAGAATTGTTCTGTCATATCGATGCATTTGAGAGAACAGATCAAAAAGCGATAGACAAGGCCCAGGCAGCGATTGCTGAAAATCTGACGATGATATCGCCGATTTTTGACAAACAAAAATTTATGCTAGGAGACGAATTCTCGATGCTTGATGTTGCAATTGCACCTCTTTTATGGCGTTTGGAATATTACGGAATTCGTCTGCCAAAACAAGCAGCCTCGTTATTGAAATATTCTGAAAGATTATTTAGCCGCCCGTTATTCATTGATGCATTATCGGCTTCGGAAAAAGTAATGCGAAAGTGA
- a CDS encoding conjugal transfer protein TraJ yields the protein MIAKKSSKTIGKERRDKRLRVPVLPIEEAEIKSKATDAGLTVAEYLRNLGLGYQVPSVIDNRQVDALLKINADLGRLGGLIKLWLVNDKRTKLIGKSQLHLTLDSIRNAQSAMLNQIIKLKK from the coding sequence ATGATTGCCAAAAAAAGCTCAAAGACAATCGGGAAAGAAAGAAGAGATAAAAGGCTCAGGGTTCCTGTTTTGCCAATCGAGGAAGCTGAAATAAAGAGTAAAGCAACGGATGCGGGATTAACCGTTGCCGAGTACCTGCGCAATCTGGGCCTGGGTTACCAAGTGCCCAGTGTTATAGATAACCGACAAGTGGATGCTTTGCTAAAAATCAACGCGGATCTTGGTCGATTGGGTGGATTGATCAAACTTTGGCTCGTCAACGACAAACGCACAAAATTAATTGGCAAGTCACAGTTGCATTTAACCTTGGACAGTATTCGAAATGCGCAAAGTGCCATGCTCAATCAAATTATCAAGCTTAAAAAGTAA
- a CDS encoding conjugal transfer protein TraM, translating into MSNDKLDALIERVASEHGIVLSQDDPVLMMHTLNEVLLEQNKEAHAELLSNYQAILEENFNRWCEYSTKKSNAIISASMSNAQLTRDQFLESCIQLIDERIKSGMDPETYDLVRISRQAAIINLMASTLLLISVVTIFLILL; encoded by the coding sequence ATGAGTAATGACAAATTAGATGCACTCATTGAAAGAGTGGCATCAGAACACGGCATTGTTCTGTCACAGGATGATCCGGTACTGATGATGCATACGCTCAACGAAGTATTGCTGGAACAAAATAAAGAAGCCCATGCTGAGCTGCTAAGCAATTACCAGGCGATATTGGAAGAAAACTTTAATCGGTGGTGCGAATATTCGACCAAGAAATCCAATGCCATTATCAGTGCATCCATGAGCAACGCGCAATTAACACGAGACCAATTCCTGGAAAGCTGTATTCAGCTGATTGATGAAAGGATTAAGAGCGGTATGGATCCGGAAACTTATGATCTAGTCAGAATTTCCAGGCAAGCGGCCATTATTAATTTAATGGCATCAACCTTACTTTTGATTTCGGTTGTAACCATATTTTTGATTTTGTTATAG
- the petA gene encoding ubiquinol-cytochrome c reductase iron-sulfur subunit: MADSFSIDDEMSGRRKFLVAATSVAGGIAGAAIATPFLLSMMPSERAKAAGAPVEVDISKLEPGMLLMVEWRGKVVWVLNRTPEMLESLVKVEDQLADPNSDKKQQPDYAKNRTRSVKPEFLVVEGVCTHLGCSPVFRKDVAPADLGPDWLGGFFCPCHGSKFDLAGRVYKHVPAPTNLVVPPHVYLSDSRLLIGSESEGAA; the protein is encoded by the coding sequence ATGGCGGATAGTTTCAGTATCGATGATGAGATGAGCGGCAGGAGGAAATTCCTGGTTGCCGCGACCTCAGTAGCGGGCGGAATTGCAGGCGCTGCGATTGCAACGCCTTTTTTATTGAGTATGATGCCAAGCGAGCGGGCTAAAGCGGCTGGAGCACCGGTTGAAGTCGACATATCAAAGCTTGAGCCAGGGATGTTGTTGATGGTTGAGTGGCGTGGAAAAGTTGTATGGGTTTTGAATCGCACGCCAGAAATGTTGGAAAGTTTGGTTAAAGTGGAAGATCAGCTTGCTGACCCGAATTCAGATAAGAAGCAGCAGCCGGATTATGCGAAAAATCGTACACGCTCGGTAAAACCGGAATTTCTGGTTGTCGAGGGGGTATGTACGCATTTAGGTTGCTCACCCGTATTCAGAAAGGATGTTGCGCCAGCGGATCTTGGGCCTGATTGGCTGGGCGGTTTTTTCTGTCCCTGCCACGGTTCTAAATTTGATTTGGCGGGACGCGTCTATAAGCATGTACCGGCTCCAACTAATCTGGTTGTTCCTCCCCATGTATATTTGAGCGACAGTCGGCTTTTAATTGGATCTGAAAGCGAGGGGGCTGCGTAA
- the secA gene encoding preprotein translocase subunit SecA, with protein sequence MLGNLLKKIFGSRNDRMIKQYTQAVRTINELEPAIAALSDAELRAKTDEFKQRIQDGETLDALLPEAFAVIRESGKRVLEMRHFDVQLIGGMVLHGGKIAEMRTGEGKTLMATLPAYLNALSGKGVHVVTVNDYLAKRDAEWMGRIYRFLGMSVGVIYSQMPHDEKQAAYAADITYGTNNEYGFDYLRDNMVTHANERAQRTLNFAIVDEVDSILIDEARTPLIISGQAEGDTEIYVRINKLVPKLIRQEKEDSPGDYSVDEKSHQVTLSEAGFEHAEELLESAGLLESGSSLYDPANINLIHHLNAGLRAHNLFFLDQHYVVQNGEVVIVDEFTGRLMAGRRWSDGLHQAVEAKEGVVIQKENQTLASITFQNYFRMYQKLSGMTGTADTEAAEFQQIYGLETIIIPTHRPMIREDRMDLVFRTMKEKNEAIVHEIKDCYERGQPVLVGTTSIENNELLSKLLNREKLQHQVLNAKQHAGEASIVAQAGRPKMITIATNMAGRGTDIVLGGNPEPEIEQIRHDEKLSDEAKEKRIAEVYEEWKRIHEEVLNKGGLHIIGTERHESRRVDNQLRGRSGRQGDPGSSRFFLSLEDPLLRIFASDRVANIMTRLKMPEGEAIEHPWVTRAIENAQRKVEARNFDMRKQLLEYDDVANDQRHVIYQQRNELLEAEQDISETITAIRENVLTDLFNSYIPPQSVEEQWDVAGLEKALAAEYQLHFSLHKWLEDDPGLHEESLCQRIIDFANDHYQAKVVQIGAEIMHHYERVVMLQILDSHWREHLAALDHLRQGIHLRGYAQKNPKQEYKREAFELFSTMLEEVKREATKILLTVQIKSEQQVEAVTDTLRAPENIQLHHEAYQESEAEATQYAGVEEEKTQPFVRQNEKVGRNQPCPCGSGKKYKQCHGKIK encoded by the coding sequence ATGCTAGGTAATCTACTCAAGAAAATTTTCGGCAGCCGCAACGACCGGATGATCAAACAGTATACTCAGGCTGTGCGGACGATCAATGAATTGGAGCCGGCTATTGCGGCGCTGTCGGATGCCGAGTTGCGCGCAAAGACCGATGAATTCAAGCAGCGCATTCAGGATGGCGAAACGCTTGATGCATTACTGCCGGAAGCTTTTGCGGTCATTCGCGAGAGCGGTAAACGCGTGCTGGAGATGCGCCATTTCGATGTGCAGTTGATCGGCGGTATGGTGTTGCACGGCGGTAAGATTGCCGAGATGCGCACAGGTGAAGGTAAAACGCTCATGGCGACTTTACCGGCCTATTTGAATGCATTGTCGGGCAAGGGTGTGCATGTTGTGACAGTGAATGATTACCTGGCGAAGCGCGATGCCGAGTGGATGGGCCGGATCTACCGGTTTCTCGGCATGAGCGTCGGCGTTATTTATTCGCAAATGCCGCACGACGAGAAGCAGGCCGCTTATGCCGCCGATATTACCTACGGCACCAATAATGAGTACGGTTTTGATTATCTGCGCGACAATATGGTGACACACGCGAATGAGCGTGCGCAACGCACGCTTAATTTCGCAATCGTGGATGAAGTGGATTCAATTTTGATCGATGAAGCCCGCACACCTTTGATTATTTCCGGTCAAGCGGAAGGCGATACCGAGATTTACGTGCGTATTAACAAACTCGTTCCGAAGCTGATACGGCAGGAGAAAGAAGATAGTCCGGGCGATTACAGCGTAGATGAAAAATCCCATCAAGTGACGTTGAGTGAAGCAGGCTTCGAGCATGCGGAAGAGTTGCTGGAATCCGCCGGGTTGCTCGAATCGGGATCAAGTCTTTACGATCCCGCCAATATCAATTTAATACATCATCTGAATGCAGGGTTGCGCGCGCATAATTTGTTTTTTCTCGATCAGCATTATGTGGTGCAAAACGGTGAAGTGGTTATCGTCGATGAATTCACCGGGCGTCTGATGGCCGGGCGCCGTTGGTCGGATGGCTTGCATCAAGCGGTAGAGGCCAAGGAAGGCGTGGTTATTCAGAAAGAAAATCAAACGCTCGCTTCCATTACCTTTCAGAATTATTTTCGCATGTATCAGAAACTGTCCGGCATGACGGGCACTGCGGATACCGAGGCCGCCGAGTTTCAGCAAATCTATGGATTGGAAACAATCATTATTCCAACGCATAGACCGATGATTCGTGAAGATCGTATGGATCTGGTGTTTCGTACGATGAAGGAAAAAAATGAAGCGATCGTTCATGAAATCAAGGATTGCTATGAACGCGGCCAGCCGGTTCTGGTAGGTACGACTTCCATTGAGAACAATGAGTTATTATCGAAGCTGCTGAACCGGGAAAAGCTGCAGCATCAAGTGCTGAATGCCAAGCAGCATGCTGGTGAAGCCAGTATCGTTGCGCAGGCTGGGCGGCCGAAAATGATTACGATAGCGACCAATATGGCGGGCCGTGGAACAGATATTGTACTAGGGGGAAATCCTGAGCCGGAGATCGAGCAAATCCGGCATGATGAAAAATTGAGTGACGAAGCAAAAGAAAAACGTATCGCCGAAGTGTACGAAGAATGGAAGCGGATCCATGAAGAAGTATTGAACAAAGGCGGTTTGCATATTATCGGCACGGAACGGCATGAATCGCGGCGCGTGGATAATCAGCTGCGCGGACGTTCGGGGCGGCAGGGAGATCCGGGTTCCAGCCGTTTCTTCCTTTCCTTAGAAGATCCTTTGCTGCGGATTTTTGCGTCGGATCGTGTAGCCAATATCATGACACGCCTAAAAATGCCGGAAGGGGAGGCGATCGAGCATCCATGGGTGACTCGTGCCATTGAAAATGCGCAGCGCAAAGTGGAGGCAAGAAACTTCGATATGCGCAAGCAGTTGCTGGAATACGATGATGTGGCGAATGATCAGCGGCATGTCATTTATCAGCAACGCAATGAGCTGCTGGAAGCGGAGCAGGATATTTCGGAAACCATTACCGCGATTCGTGAGAACGTTTTAACTGATTTATTCAATTCGTATATTCCGCCGCAAAGTGTTGAAGAGCAGTGGGATGTGGCGGGATTGGAAAAAGCGCTTGCAGCCGAATATCAGTTACATTTTTCGCTACATAAATGGCTGGAGGATGACCCAGGATTGCATGAAGAGAGCTTATGCCAGCGCATTATCGATTTTGCAAATGATCATTATCAGGCAAAAGTTGTGCAGATCGGTGCTGAGATTATGCATCACTATGAACGGGTGGTGATGCTGCAGATTCTGGATTCACATTGGCGTGAGCATCTGGCGGCATTGGACCATTTGCGGCAAGGCATTCACCTACGTGGCTATGCGCAGAAGAATCCAAAGCAAGAATATAAGCGTGAGGCTTTTGAGCTTTTCTCGACCATGTTGGAGGAAGTTAAAAGGGAAGCCACAAAAATACTGCTGACTGTGCAAATAAAAAGTGAGCAACAAGTAGAGGCCGTAACGGATACTTTGCGGGCGCCGGAAAATATACAGCTTCACCATGAGGCATACCAGGAATCAGAGGCGGAGGCAACGCAGTATGCGGGAGTGGAAGAGGAGAAAACGCAACCTTTCGTGCGCCAAAACGAGAAAGTGGGGCGCAATCAACCTTGTCCATGCGGTTCGGGCAAGAAATATAAGCAGTGCCATGGAAAGATAAAATAG
- a CDS encoding site-specific integrase, with product MSLCKRGKTWWISFTTPSGERVRCSAATEDKTQAQEFHDKLKAESWRVARLGDKPKRTWDEAAYKWLMETQHKASHKQDMKQVAWFQQFFRGQLLSELTREVIAEVGEIKCKETSPSTANRYLATIRAILRRAALDWEWIEKAPFIRLYKEPKRRIRWIAPEQVQILLNELPEHLVDLVKFSLSTGLRKRNVTDLEWSQVDLQRNVAWIHADQAKARKSIHISLNATAMEVLRKQVGKHPLRVFTYQGKPIIQVNTRAWRKALSRAGIEDFHWHDLRHTWASWLTQKGVPLNVIQEMGAWESTEMVKRYAHLAPEQFRKHAMVVDEILNDTILTQVEN from the coding sequence ATGTCACTCTGTAAACGTGGTAAGACGTGGTGGATTAGTTTCACCACACCAAGCGGCGAGCGAGTTAGATGCTCTGCTGCAACTGAAGATAAAACCCAGGCGCAAGAATTCCACGATAAGCTGAAAGCGGAATCCTGGCGGGTTGCAAGACTGGGGGATAAGCCAAAGCGGACTTGGGATGAAGCGGCTTATAAATGGCTGATGGAGACACAACATAAGGCTTCCCATAAGCAGGACATGAAGCAAGTTGCGTGGTTTCAACAGTTTTTTAGGGGCCAATTACTTTCTGAATTAACTCGAGAAGTGATTGCTGAAGTAGGTGAAATAAAATGCAAAGAAACATCACCTTCGACGGCTAATCGTTATTTGGCAACTATCAGGGCCATTCTGCGAAGAGCGGCTTTAGATTGGGAATGGATTGAGAAAGCACCCTTTATCCGGCTATATAAGGAACCCAAGCGGCGGATTCGCTGGATAGCTCCTGAGCAAGTACAAATATTATTAAATGAATTACCAGAGCATTTGGTTGACTTGGTAAAGTTTTCACTTTCAACAGGATTGCGCAAACGCAATGTTACTGATTTGGAATGGTCGCAAGTTGATTTGCAGAGAAATGTTGCATGGATTCATGCAGATCAGGCCAAAGCAAGAAAAAGCATTCATATTTCACTGAATGCAACGGCTATGGAAGTCTTGAGAAAGCAGGTTGGCAAGCATCCGTTAAGAGTGTTTACTTACCAAGGAAAACCAATTATTCAGGTCAATACCAGGGCATGGCGAAAGGCATTAAGTAGAGCAGGTATAGAAGACTTCCATTGGCATGATTTGCGCCATACTTGGGCCAGCTGGTTAACTCAGAAGGGTGTGCCGCTAAACGTAATTCAAGAAATGGGGGCTTGGGAATCAACTGAGATGGTGAAACGTTATGCTCATTTGGCACCCGAACAATTCAGAAAACATGCAATGGTTGTAGATGAAATTCTGAATGACACAATTCTGACACAAGTGGAAAATTAG
- a CDS encoding conjugal transfer protein TraL, translated as MAKIHMILQGKGGVGKSFISSTLAQHKFAKGGNPLCIDTDPVNATFYGFKKLNVKQINVMNNDEIDPRKFDDLIELIAKAENGVIIDNGASTFVPMSHYLISNQIPALLLDMGHELVVHTVITGSQALLDTLNGFVHLIKQFPKEALFVVWLNPYWGEITMNGKQFEEMKAYVDNKARVSAIIRIPHYKPETFGKDLSEILQSKFTFDEALKNSALPVMVRQRLTIIRRQLFTSIENVAAVLT; from the coding sequence ATGGCTAAAATACATATGATTCTGCAAGGAAAGGGCGGCGTGGGGAAGTCGTTCATATCATCCACGCTCGCACAACATAAGTTTGCTAAAGGTGGCAATCCATTATGCATTGATACAGATCCGGTTAATGCTACTTTTTATGGATTTAAAAAACTCAATGTTAAGCAGATTAATGTGATGAACAATGATGAGATTGATCCAAGAAAGTTTGATGATTTAATTGAACTCATCGCCAAAGCAGAAAATGGCGTCATTATTGATAATGGTGCCAGCACCTTTGTACCGATGTCACATTACCTCATCAGCAACCAGATACCCGCCTTGCTTTTAGATATGGGGCATGAATTGGTTGTGCATACTGTCATCACGGGCAGTCAGGCTTTGCTGGATACATTGAATGGTTTTGTGCATTTGATCAAGCAGTTTCCCAAAGAAGCATTATTTGTTGTCTGGTTAAATCCTTATTGGGGTGAGATCACGATGAATGGCAAGCAGTTTGAGGAGATGAAAGCGTATGTGGATAACAAAGCCAGAGTATCCGCCATTATCCGAATTCCACACTATAAGCCTGAAACGTTCGGCAAGGATCTGAGTGAAATCCTGCAATCGAAATTTACCTTCGATGAAGCGCTGAAGAATAGTGCTTTGCCGGTGATGGTACGCCAAAGGTTAACGATTATTCGCAGACAGCTCTTCACCAGCATTGAAAATGTGGCTGCGGTTTTAACATGA
- a CDS encoding TraK family protein, with protein sequence MTKSLSDRIALYADKNKSTGKQFLPAFIALKPDIEQALKDGWTIRQIWNILHQEGKIKCSYQWFRTLVNRHIGEDRKQRPRIDQGKSAGNGHEGFRFNSATEKEELV encoded by the coding sequence ATGACTAAATCCTTATCAGATCGAATCGCACTTTATGCGGATAAAAACAAAAGTACCGGTAAGCAATTTTTACCGGCGTTCATCGCGTTGAAGCCTGATATTGAACAAGCATTAAAGGATGGATGGACGATTCGGCAGATATGGAACATTTTGCACCAGGAAGGAAAAATCAAATGTTCTTATCAATGGTTTCGAACATTGGTCAATCGTCATATTGGTGAGGACAGAAAGCAGCGTCCACGCATTGATCAAGGAAAGTCAGCTGGGAATGGTCATGAAGGATTTCGTTTTAATTCTGCAACTGAAAAAGAGGAGTTGGTCTGA